The Micromonospora sp. NBC_00421 genome contains a region encoding:
- a CDS encoding DUF433 domain-containing protein codes for MTFPRITVDPEVMGGAPCVRQSRIPVATLLAMMAEGMSVTDILTDLPFLDEEDLAEVLNFAADAVRDRAAR; via the coding sequence GTGACCTTCCCCCGGATCACCGTCGACCCCGAGGTGATGGGCGGCGCACCCTGCGTGCGGCAGTCCCGGATCCCGGTGGCGACCCTGCTGGCGATGATGGCGGAGGGGATGTCGGTGACGGACATCCTCACCGATCTGCCCTTCCTCGACGAGGAGGATCTGGCGGAGGTGTTGAACTTCGCGGCCGACGCGGTGCGCGACCGGGCGGCCCGCTGA
- a CDS encoding Lrp/AsnC family transcriptional regulator, translated as MEEIDRAIVAALTADGRLSYTDLAEKVSLSVSAVHQRVRRLEQRGVINGYTARVSFEALDLPLTAFVAIRPFDPSQPDDAPERLAHLPEIDSCYSVAGEDFYLLLVRVAGPADLERVLQEIRTAANVTTRTTVVLSTPYESRPPKIPLAAMPRRSRDNG; from the coding sequence GTGGAGGAGATCGACCGCGCCATCGTCGCCGCGCTGACCGCCGACGGCCGCCTGTCGTACACGGACCTGGCAGAGAAGGTCAGCCTGTCGGTCTCGGCCGTGCACCAGCGGGTCCGCCGGCTGGAACAGCGCGGCGTGATCAACGGGTACACCGCCAGGGTCTCCTTCGAGGCGCTGGATCTGCCGCTGACCGCGTTCGTGGCGATCCGACCGTTCGACCCGTCCCAGCCGGACGACGCGCCGGAGCGGCTGGCCCACCTGCCCGAGATCGACTCCTGTTATTCGGTGGCGGGGGAGGACTTCTACCTGCTCCTGGTGCGGGTGGCCGGTCCGGCCGACCTGGAACGGGTGCTCCAGGAGATCCGTACCGCGGCGAACGTCACCACCCGCACGACTGTGGTGCTGTCCACCCCGTACGAGTCACGACCGCCGAAGATCCCGCTGGCGGCAATGCCACGGCGGTCCCGCGACAACGGCTGA
- a CDS encoding histidine phosphatase family protein yields the protein MSEIILVRHGETSWSASRRHTSYTDLELTADGERQARALAGVLTGQRFARVLASPRRRARHTAQLAGLTVDEVDDDLAEWNYGEYEGRTTAEIQQERPDWTIWTDGCPGGESPAQLGVRVDRLLARVVPLLELGSVAFVGHAHTLRVVGARWIGLPVSGGGKLRLDTATVSVLGHEHGRQVILRWNGG from the coding sequence ATGAGCGAGATCATCCTGGTCCGACACGGCGAGACCAGCTGGAGCGCCAGCCGCCGGCACACCTCGTACACCGATCTGGAGCTGACCGCGGACGGTGAGCGGCAGGCACGGGCGCTGGCCGGTGTGCTCACCGGCCAGCGCTTCGCCCGGGTGCTCGCCAGCCCCCGCCGGCGGGCCCGGCACACCGCCCAGCTCGCCGGCCTCACCGTCGACGAGGTCGACGACGACCTGGCCGAGTGGAACTACGGCGAGTACGAGGGACGCACCACCGCGGAGATTCAGCAGGAACGCCCGGACTGGACCATCTGGACCGACGGTTGCCCCGGCGGAGAGTCCCCCGCGCAGCTCGGCGTACGGGTCGACCGACTACTCGCCCGGGTCGTCCCGCTGCTGGAGCTCGGCAGCGTGGCGTTCGTCGGCCACGCGCACACCCTGCGGGTGGTCGGCGCCCGCTGGATCGGTCTGCCGGTGTCCGGCGGCGGGAAGCTACGGCTGGACACCGCCACCGTATCCGTCCTCGGCCACGAGCACGGTCGACAGGTGATCCTGCGCTGGAACGGCGGCTGA
- a CDS encoding CsbD family protein, producing MSFTDKAKNKAQELTGAAKERIGDVANDERMRTEGATERSRARAKQANEHVKDAGQDVKDAGQDVKDALR from the coding sequence ATGAGCTTCACCGACAAGGCGAAGAACAAGGCCCAGGAGTTGACCGGCGCGGCCAAGGAGCGGATCGGCGACGTCGCCAACGACGAGCGGATGCGGACCGAGGGCGCCACCGAGCGGAGCAGGGCCCGGGCCAAGCAGGCAAACGAGCACGTCAAGGACGCCGGACAGGACGTCAAGGACGCCGGACAGGACGTCAAGGACGCGCTGCGCTGA
- a CDS encoding YnfA family protein → MLVARSLVLFVLAALAEIGGAWLIWQGWREHRGLWWIAGGVVALGVYGFVATFQPDANFGRILAAYGGVFVAGSLTWGVLVDGFRPDRWDLTGAAICLLGVAVIMYAPRGA, encoded by the coding sequence ATGCTGGTCGCCCGCTCCCTGGTGTTGTTCGTCCTGGCCGCGCTCGCCGAGATCGGCGGGGCGTGGCTGATCTGGCAGGGCTGGCGGGAGCACCGGGGGTTGTGGTGGATCGCCGGCGGGGTGGTCGCGCTCGGCGTGTACGGCTTCGTGGCGACGTTCCAGCCGGACGCCAACTTCGGCCGGATCCTCGCCGCGTACGGCGGGGTCTTCGTGGCGGGCTCGCTGACCTGGGGGGTGCTGGTGGACGGCTTCCGGCCGGACCGGTGGGACCTGACGGGTGCGGCGATCTGTCTGCTCGGCGTCGCGGTGATCATGTACGCCCCGCGCGGGGCGTGA
- a CDS encoding KamA family radical SAM protein yields MTQTQPMETIPGPRPAPVAVPTAGQPYEYRRSPLVEPDWTRFPGWRHVTREQWESAQWQRVNCVKNIKQLRAVLGDTVDETFYTDLAADQQALATMSMLVPPQMINTMVPFAPMTTDAFRADPIRRYMIPVAADRRTDWPSHPYASRDSLHEHDMWVAEGLTHRYPTKVLAELLSTCPQYCGHCTRMDLVGNSTPAVDKLKLTLKPVDRYDAHIGYLKAHPGVRDVVVSGGDVANVPWRNLESYLMRLLELETVRDIRLATKALMGLPQHWLQNDVVEGLERVARTAARRGVNLAIHTHVNHAQSITPLVARATQTALDVGVRDVRNQGVLMRGVNATAPDLLDLCFALQGEAGILPYYFYMCDMIPNAEHWRVPVWHAQQLQHDIMGYLPGYATPRIVCDVPFVGKRWVHMLTEYDRERGISYWTKNYRTSIESADLEVLDKRYAYYDPIDTLPDAGQRWWAAHRDD; encoded by the coding sequence GTGACCCAGACCCAACCGATGGAGACCATCCCTGGGCCCCGCCCCGCCCCGGTCGCCGTACCGACCGCAGGGCAGCCCTACGAATACCGCCGCAGCCCCCTGGTCGAACCCGACTGGACCCGCTTCCCCGGCTGGCGTCACGTCACCCGCGAGCAGTGGGAGAGCGCCCAGTGGCAACGCGTCAACTGCGTCAAGAACATCAAGCAGCTACGCGCCGTCCTCGGCGACACCGTCGACGAGACCTTCTACACCGACCTGGCCGCCGACCAGCAGGCCCTGGCCACCATGTCGATGCTGGTGCCACCCCAGATGATCAACACGATGGTGCCGTTCGCCCCGATGACCACCGACGCGTTCCGCGCCGACCCCATCCGGCGCTACATGATCCCCGTCGCCGCCGACCGGCGCACCGACTGGCCGTCACACCCCTACGCCAGCCGAGACTCGCTCCACGAACACGACATGTGGGTCGCCGAGGGCCTCACCCACCGCTACCCCACCAAGGTCCTCGCCGAACTGCTCTCCACCTGCCCCCAGTACTGCGGGCACTGCACCCGGATGGACCTGGTCGGCAACTCCACCCCCGCCGTCGACAAACTCAAGCTCACCCTCAAGCCCGTCGACCGCTACGACGCCCACATCGGCTACCTCAAGGCCCACCCCGGCGTCCGCGACGTGGTCGTCTCCGGCGGTGACGTGGCCAACGTCCCCTGGCGCAACCTTGAGTCGTACCTCATGCGGCTGCTCGAACTGGAAACCGTCCGCGACATCCGGCTCGCCACCAAGGCCCTGATGGGCCTGCCCCAGCACTGGCTCCAGAACGACGTCGTCGAGGGCCTGGAACGGGTCGCCCGCACCGCCGCCCGACGCGGCGTCAACCTGGCCATCCACACCCACGTCAACCACGCCCAGTCGATCACCCCGCTGGTCGCCAGGGCCACCCAGACCGCCCTCGACGTGGGCGTCCGTGACGTCCGCAACCAGGGTGTACTCATGCGCGGCGTCAACGCCACCGCCCCCGACCTGCTCGACCTCTGCTTCGCCCTGCAGGGCGAAGCCGGCATCCTGCCCTACTACTTCTACATGTGCGACATGATCCCCAACGCCGAACACTGGCGGGTCCCGGTCTGGCACGCCCAGCAGCTCCAGCACGACATCATGGGCTACCTGCCCGGCTACGCCACCCCCCGGATCGTCTGCGACGTCCCCTTCGTCGGCAAACGCTGGGTGCACATGCTCACCGAGTACGACCGCGAACGCGGCATCTCCTACTGGACCAAGAACTACCGCACCTCCATCGAGTCGGCCGACCTGGAGGTGCTCGACAAGCGCTACGCCTACTACGACCCGATCGACACGCTGCCCGACGCCGGCCAGCGGTGGTGGGCCGCGCACCGCGACGACTGA
- a CDS encoding zinc-binding alcohol dehydrogenase, with the protein MTSPVGLHRVVEPAGVLPQAAWRLDADPRIAVNEVRIRVERLNLDAASFRQLAQKHGGDGEKVRAEVLEIVSARGKMQNPVTGSGGMLIGTVEEAGRRSPLGLTVGDRVATLVSLTLTPLTILDGLARWDGRSEQVPCDGYAILFARSIAAVLPADLHPELALAVLDVCGAPALTARVVGDVVARRERAGDPSTVTVAVIGGAGKSGSLSLVAARRAGAGRTVGVVPVAAERDALMGAGVASVVALADARDPVTLSSAVTTALGGPADVTVVCVDVPGCEHGAVLATADGGTVIFFSMATSFAAAALGAEGLAADVTMLVGNGFVPGHAELALGLVRSEPGVRGLFESRLAAD; encoded by the coding sequence GTGACGTCACCGGTAGGCCTGCACCGTGTCGTGGAACCGGCGGGGGTGCTGCCGCAGGCGGCTTGGCGGTTGGACGCCGACCCCCGGATCGCCGTGAACGAGGTGCGGATCCGGGTGGAGCGGCTGAATCTCGACGCGGCGAGTTTCCGGCAGTTGGCGCAGAAGCACGGCGGGGACGGGGAGAAGGTCCGCGCCGAGGTGCTGGAGATCGTGTCGGCCCGGGGCAAGATGCAGAATCCGGTGACCGGGTCGGGTGGGATGTTGATCGGCACCGTGGAGGAGGCCGGCCGCCGGTCGCCGCTGGGGTTGACCGTGGGTGACCGGGTGGCGACGCTCGTGTCGTTGACGTTGACGCCGTTGACAATCCTCGACGGGTTGGCCCGTTGGGACGGGCGCAGCGAGCAGGTGCCGTGTGACGGGTACGCGATCCTGTTCGCCCGGTCCATCGCGGCGGTGCTGCCGGCGGATCTGCATCCCGAGTTGGCGTTGGCGGTGCTGGACGTGTGCGGGGCACCGGCGTTGACGGCGCGGGTGGTCGGTGACGTGGTGGCGCGGCGGGAGCGGGCCGGTGACCCGTCGACGGTGACGGTGGCGGTGATCGGTGGGGCCGGTAAGAGCGGGTCGTTGTCGTTGGTGGCGGCGCGGCGGGCGGGTGCTGGTCGTACCGTCGGGGTGGTGCCGGTGGCGGCGGAGCGGGACGCGTTGATGGGGGCCGGGGTGGCGTCGGTGGTGGCGTTGGCCGATGCCCGGGATCCGGTGACGTTGTCGTCGGCGGTGACGACGGCGTTGGGTGGGCCGGCGGATGTGACGGTGGTCTGCGTGGACGTGCCGGGGTGTGAGCATGGTGCGGTGTTGGCCACGGCGGACGGTGGCACGGTGATCTTCTTCTCGATGGCGACGAGTTTCGCGGCGGCGGCGTTGGGTGCGGAGGGCCTGGCGGCGGATGTGACGATGCTGGTGGGCAACGGCTTCGTGCCGGGGCACGCGGAGTTGGCGTTGGGGTTGGTGCGGTCGGAGCCGGGGGTACGTGGTCTCTTCGAGTCCCGGTTGGCGGCAGACTGA
- a CDS encoding amidohydrolase, giving the protein MTNPSTLYRCGVLHCPAEPSATALLVRDGRIAWLGVDADAPAADRVVELDGALVTPAFVDAHVHATDTGLVLSGLDLSSVRSAGELLGAVSAFAAGLPGDAVVLGHGWDESAWVDPRLPGAVELDRAAGGRRVYLSQASIHSALVSQALLAACPEAAGVPGFDVSGWLRRDAHHVVRAAAQGSVGRAQRVAAQRVALAHAASLGIAAVHECGGPQISDEEDFTGLLALSGAGLPEVYGYWGELSGAARARELGAVGAGGDLFADGALGSRTAHVSRDYLDGEGCGHGYLSADQVRDHLVDCAAHRMQGGFHAIGDAAISTVLEGFAAAAAVLGTDRVRAARHRVEHAEIMSKRLIAGFVEYGVVASMQPAFDRLWGGAGRMYESRLGLARSLESNPMGAMHGVGVALAFGSDSPVTPLDPWGSVRAAAAHHSAAQRMSVRAAFAAHTRGGWRAVHLDNEGLIAKGAPATFAVWDTPVGVERGLPVLQAEDPEVRGPADPTPLPVCRATVLRGEVIYEEGVS; this is encoded by the coding sequence ATGACGAACCCCTCGACGTTGTACCGCTGTGGAGTGCTGCACTGTCCGGCGGAGCCGAGCGCGACGGCGCTGTTGGTGCGGGACGGGCGGATCGCTTGGTTGGGTGTGGACGCGGATGCGCCGGCTGCCGATCGGGTGGTGGAGTTGGACGGGGCGTTGGTGACGCCGGCGTTCGTGGACGCGCACGTGCATGCCACGGACACCGGGTTGGTGTTGTCGGGCCTGGATCTGTCGTCGGTGCGGTCGGCGGGGGAGTTGCTGGGGGCGGTGTCGGCGTTCGCGGCCGGTCTGCCGGGTGACGCGGTGGTGTTGGGACACGGTTGGGACGAGTCGGCGTGGGTGGATCCGCGGTTGCCGGGGGCGGTGGAGTTGGACCGGGCGGCGGGTGGCCGGCGGGTGTACCTGTCGCAGGCGTCGATCCATTCGGCGTTGGTGTCGCAGGCGTTGCTGGCGGCGTGTCCGGAGGCGGCGGGGGTGCCGGGTTTCGACGTGTCGGGGTGGTTGCGGCGGGACGCGCACCATGTGGTGCGGGCGGCGGCGCAGGGTTCGGTGGGTCGGGCGCAGCGGGTGGCGGCGCAGCGGGTGGCGTTGGCGCATGCGGCGTCGTTGGGGATCGCGGCGGTGCACGAGTGTGGTGGTCCGCAGATTTCCGACGAGGAGGACTTCACCGGGTTGTTGGCGTTGTCGGGTGCGGGGTTGCCGGAGGTGTACGGCTATTGGGGTGAGTTGTCGGGGGCGGCGCGGGCCCGGGAGTTGGGTGCGGTGGGTGCGGGTGGTGATCTGTTCGCGGACGGGGCGTTGGGGTCGCGGACGGCGCACGTGTCGCGGGATTACCTCGACGGTGAGGGTTGCGGGCACGGTTATCTGAGTGCGGACCAGGTGCGTGACCATCTGGTGGATTGTGCGGCGCACAGGATGCAGGGTGGGTTCCATGCGATCGGTGACGCGGCGATCTCGACGGTGTTGGAGGGGTTCGCGGCGGCGGCGGCCGTGTTGGGCACGGATCGGGTGCGGGCGGCCCGGCACCGGGTGGAGCACGCGGAGATCATGAGTAAGCGGTTGATCGCGGGTTTCGTGGAGTACGGGGTGGTGGCGAGCATGCAGCCGGCGTTCGACCGGTTGTGGGGTGGTGCGGGTCGGATGTACGAGTCGCGGCTGGGTCTGGCCCGGTCGCTGGAGTCGAATCCGATGGGGGCGATGCACGGTGTGGGGGTGGCGTTGGCGTTCGGGTCGGATTCGCCGGTGACGCCGTTGGACCCGTGGGGTTCGGTGCGGGCGGCGGCGGCGCATCACAGTGCGGCGCAGCGGATGAGTGTGCGGGCGGCGTTCGCGGCGCACACCCGGGGTGGGTGGCGGGCGGTGCACCTGGACAACGAGGGTTTGATCGCCAAGGGTGCGCCGGCGACGTTCGCGGTGTGGGACACCCCCGTGGGGGTGGAGCGGGGTCTGCCGGTGTTGCAGGCCGAGGATCCGGAGGTGCGGGGCCCGGCGGATCCGACGCCGCTGCCGGTGTGCCGGGCGACGGTGTTGCGCGGTGAGGTCATCTACGAGGAAGGCGTTTCGTGA
- a CDS encoding lysine 5,6-aminomutase subunit alpha, which produces MTGKLDLDPVLVARARDLARRAGRPVVELARSHTTVSVERAVLRLAGVSGADPDGIPWVNRLVDAVVADVGLGHGVALPVFDALAREGVPDVTLLAQKAAAGSVRFEVPSGPAVTVARRAARRAVGAGIRQVDRRRAERDRLVRRYGDPRQRPWIYLIVATGDIYEDIPQAQAAARAGADVIAVIRSTGQSLLDYVPEGATREGFAGTYATQENFRLMRAALDETSRELGRYVRLTNYASGLCMPEMATLAGLERLDMMLNDSMYGILFRDINPIRTFVDQRFSRQVHARAGIIINTGEDNYLTTADAVDEAHTVTVSQLLNEFFAHEAGLADWQLGLGHAFEINPEVPESFRLELAHALLARELFPDAPLKWMPPTKHMTGDVFRGNLLDGFFNLVGAMTGQGILLVGMMTEAVVTPWLSDRDIALQNVRYVLGAAGGLHEDFVPAPGGFIQQRANRVLGEAVELLERIGEQSLLTAIAEGTFGIMKRPADRGKGLAGVARHEAGYFNPATEILEQPA; this is translated from the coding sequence GTGACGGGGAAGCTTGACCTGGATCCGGTGTTGGTGGCGCGGGCGCGGGATTTGGCGCGTCGGGCGGGCCGGCCGGTGGTGGAGCTGGCGCGTAGCCACACCACGGTGTCGGTGGAGCGGGCGGTGTTGCGGTTGGCCGGGGTGTCGGGTGCGGATCCGGATGGGATTCCGTGGGTGAACCGGTTGGTGGATGCGGTGGTGGCGGATGTGGGTCTGGGGCACGGGGTGGCGTTGCCGGTGTTCGACGCGCTCGCGCGGGAGGGTGTGCCGGATGTGACGTTGCTGGCGCAGAAGGCGGCGGCCGGGTCGGTGCGGTTCGAGGTGCCGTCGGGTCCTGCGGTGACGGTGGCGCGGCGGGCGGCGCGCAGGGCGGTGGGGGCGGGGATTCGGCAGGTGGATCGGCGTCGCGCGGAGCGGGACCGGTTGGTGCGGCGGTACGGGGATCCGCGGCAGCGGCCGTGGATCTATCTGATTGTGGCCACGGGTGACATCTATGAGGACATTCCGCAGGCGCAGGCGGCGGCGCGGGCGGGTGCGGATGTGATCGCGGTGATCCGGTCGACGGGGCAGTCGTTGTTGGATTATGTGCCGGAGGGGGCGACCCGTGAGGGGTTCGCGGGCACGTATGCGACGCAGGAGAATTTCCGGTTGATGCGGGCGGCGTTGGATGAGACGTCGCGGGAGTTGGGCCGGTATGTGCGGTTGACGAATTACGCGTCGGGGTTGTGTATGCCGGAGATGGCGACGCTGGCGGGCCTGGAGCGGCTGGACATGATGCTCAACGATTCGATGTACGGGATTTTGTTCCGGGACATCAATCCGATCCGCACGTTTGTGGATCAGCGGTTTTCGCGGCAGGTGCACGCGCGGGCGGGGATCATCATCAACACCGGTGAGGACAACTATCTGACCACGGCGGATGCGGTGGACGAGGCGCACACCGTGACGGTGTCGCAGTTGCTCAACGAGTTCTTCGCGCATGAGGCGGGGTTGGCGGACTGGCAGCTGGGGTTGGGGCACGCGTTCGAGATCAATCCGGAGGTGCCGGAGTCGTTCCGGTTGGAGTTGGCGCATGCGTTGTTGGCGCGGGAGTTGTTTCCGGATGCGCCGTTGAAGTGGATGCCGCCGACGAAGCACATGACGGGGGATGTGTTCCGGGGGAATCTGCTGGATGGGTTCTTCAATCTGGTGGGGGCGATGACGGGGCAGGGGATTCTGTTGGTGGGGATGATGACGGAGGCGGTGGTGACGCCGTGGTTGTCAGATCGGGACATCGCCCTGCAGAACGTGCGGTACGTGTTGGGTGCGGCGGGTGGGTTGCACGAGGATTTCGTGCCGGCACCGGGTGGGTTCATCCAGCAGCGGGCGAACCGGGTGCTGGGTGAGGCGGTGGAGTTGTTGGAGCGGATCGGTGAGCAGTCGTTGTTGACGGCGATCGCGGAGGGCACGTTCGGGATCATGAAGCGGCCGGCGGATCGGGGTAAGGGTCTGGCGGGGGTGGCGCGGCATGAGGCGGGCTACTTCAACCCGGCGACGGAGATCCTGGAGCAGCCGGCATGA
- a CDS encoding OAM dimerization domain-containing protein — protein sequence MGVVESGGDAGKRVVRPYGDTTGDGMVQVSFTLPVPHDKRAEGAAVQLANRMGIDPAMLVHAKPMSDGFTFFVVYGRVNHLVDLGAVQVVERDFPLLGAREVNAAVKQRLRRKLSVVGACIGTDAHTVGIDAILNVKGIAGEKGLEYYRELKVTNLGAQVSVPELVEAARRERADAVLVSQVVTQRDAHLHNTREMSAAFREALPAGKRPLLIVGGPRFDETMTAELGVDRIFGRGTTPGEVASYLVHALVTDRKARV from the coding sequence ATGGGCGTCGTGGAGTCCGGTGGTGACGCCGGGAAGCGGGTCGTGCGGCCGTACGGTGACACCACCGGGGACGGGATGGTGCAGGTGTCGTTCACGTTGCCGGTGCCGCACGACAAGCGGGCCGAGGGTGCGGCGGTGCAGTTGGCCAACCGGATGGGTATCGATCCGGCGATGTTGGTGCATGCGAAGCCGATGAGTGACGGTTTCACGTTCTTCGTGGTGTACGGGCGGGTGAATCATCTGGTGGACCTGGGTGCCGTGCAGGTGGTGGAGCGGGATTTTCCGCTGCTGGGTGCCAGGGAGGTCAATGCGGCGGTGAAGCAGCGGTTGCGGCGGAAGTTGTCGGTGGTGGGGGCGTGTATCGGGACGGATGCGCACACGGTGGGTATCGACGCGATCCTGAATGTGAAGGGCATCGCGGGGGAGAAGGGCCTGGAGTACTACCGGGAGTTGAAGGTGACCAATCTGGGTGCGCAGGTGAGTGTGCCGGAGCTGGTGGAGGCGGCCCGGCGGGAGCGGGCGGATGCGGTGCTGGTGTCGCAGGTGGTGACGCAGCGTGATGCGCATCTGCACAATACGCGGGAGATGTCGGCGGCGTTCCGGGAGGCGTTGCCGGCGGGGAAGCGGCCGTTGTTGATCGTGGGTGGGCCGCGGTTCGACGAGACGATGACCGCCGAGCTGGGGGTGGACCGCATCTTCGGTCGGGGCACCACGCCGGGTGAGGTGGCGTCGTATCTGGTGCATGCGTTGGTGACGGACAGGAAGGCGAGGGTATGA
- a CDS encoding hotdog domain-containing protein encodes MSDSRVGLTVTHRRYVPYAHAHYAGNLVDGAYALGLFGDVATEVCIRTDGDEGLFASYADVQFLAAVRAGDVVEVTATVVRVGTRSRTIDFVARVVCRGRPERGGSAAEVLAEPVVAVTATGTVVVPAAA; translated from the coding sequence ATGAGTGATTCCCGGGTGGGATTGACGGTCACGCATCGGCGGTATGTGCCGTACGCGCATGCGCATTACGCGGGGAACCTGGTGGACGGGGCGTACGCGTTGGGGTTGTTCGGGGATGTGGCGACGGAGGTGTGTATCCGTACCGATGGTGACGAGGGGTTGTTCGCGTCGTATGCGGATGTGCAGTTCCTGGCGGCGGTGCGGGCGGGTGACGTGGTGGAGGTGACGGCGACGGTGGTGCGGGTGGGCACCCGGAGCAGGACGATTGATTTCGTGGCGCGGGTGGTGTGTCGGGGGCGGCCGGAGCGGGGTGGGTCGGCGGCGGAGGTGTTGGCGGAGCCGGTCGTGGCGGTCACCGCGACGGGCACCGTGGTCGTGCCGGCGGCGGCGTGA
- a CDS encoding glutamate mutase L has product MSRVVCADVGSTWTKAAVVDLDVGRLVGAASVPTTVTTDVLHGLDAAVAAAVAQAGAVGGDLPWLVCSSAGGGLRLAVVGYEPLVTAQAGRRVGLSAGADVVHVAAGRLGAAELAAVRAARPDVVLLVGGTDGGDADTVTHNATRLARARWRVPVVLAGNVEVRDGLREVLAAAGVPVTVADNVLPRIGVLAPASARAAIREVFLRHVIGGKRLSRGGRFARLVRAATPDAVLTGVEVLADVVGGDLAVVDVGGATTDVYSVLTPDERADGPGREVAGAWWRARTVEGDLGMRWSAPGVVRAAVEERLLDAAGQEVLASAAAVRAADPGFLPVDDEDRAVEGRIAALAATVALRRHARGAVGERAGRDLRDVRLLVGSGGVLRHAGAGAAVGVLAQVLTDHAGGWPVPRAARPVVDVDYVLAAGGLLAGEYPVAAGALLRRHLGGD; this is encoded by the coding sequence GTGAGCCGGGTGGTCTGCGCCGACGTCGGGTCGACCTGGACGAAGGCGGCGGTGGTGGACCTGGACGTGGGGCGGTTGGTGGGGGCGGCGTCGGTGCCGACGACGGTGACCACGGATGTGCTGCACGGTCTGGATGCGGCGGTCGCCGCGGCGGTGGCGCAAGCCGGGGCGGTGGGCGGGGACCTGCCGTGGTTGGTGTGTTCGTCGGCGGGGGGTGGGTTGCGGCTGGCGGTGGTGGGTTACGAGCCGTTGGTGACCGCGCAGGCGGGCCGGCGGGTGGGGTTGTCGGCGGGGGCGGACGTGGTGCACGTGGCGGCGGGCCGGTTGGGGGCGGCGGAGTTGGCGGCGGTACGGGCGGCCCGGCCGGATGTGGTGCTGTTGGTCGGGGGCACCGATGGTGGGGACGCCGACACGGTGACCCACAACGCGACGCGGTTGGCGCGGGCCCGGTGGCGGGTGCCTGTGGTGTTGGCAGGCAACGTCGAGGTGCGCGACGGGTTGCGGGAGGTGTTGGCGGCGGCGGGGGTGCCGGTGACGGTGGCGGACAATGTGCTGCCCCGGATCGGGGTGTTGGCGCCGGCGTCGGCGCGGGCGGCGATCCGGGAGGTGTTCCTGCGGCATGTCATAGGTGGTAAGCGGTTGTCGCGGGGGGGCCGGTTCGCCCGGTTGGTACGGGCGGCGACCCCGGATGCGGTGTTGACGGGGGTGGAGGTTCTCGCCGACGTGGTGGGTGGTGATCTGGCGGTGGTGGATGTGGGTGGGGCGACGACGGATGTGTATTCGGTGTTGACGCCGGACGAGCGGGCTGATGGTCCGGGTCGGGAGGTGGCGGGGGCGTGGTGGCGGGCCCGCACCGTGGAGGGGGATCTGGGGATGCGGTGGAGTGCGCCGGGGGTGGTGCGGGCGGCGGTGGAGGAGCGGCTGCTCGACGCCGCCGGGCAGGAGGTGTTGGCGTCGGCGGCGGCGGTGCGGGCGGCCGATCCGGGGTTCCTGCCGGTCGACGACGAGGATCGGGCGGTGGAGGGGCGGATCGCGGCGTTGGCGGCGACTGTGGCGTTGCGTCGGCATGCCCGTGGGGCGGTCGGGGAGCGGGCCGGTCGGGATCTGCGGGACGTGCGGCTGCTGGTGGGTTCGGGTGGTGTGCTGCGTCACGCCGGGGCGGGTGCGGCGGTGGGGGTGTTGGCGCAGGTGCTCACCGATCATGCCGGGGGGTGGCCGGTGCCGCGGGCGGCGCGGCCGGTGGTGGATGTGGATTATGTGCTGGCTGCCGGGGGGTTGCTCGCCGGGGAGTATCCGGTGGCGGCGGGGGCGTTACTGCGTCGGCATCTGGGTGGGGATTGA